One Dasypus novemcinctus isolate mDasNov1 chromosome 27, mDasNov1.1.hap2, whole genome shotgun sequence genomic window, TAAAGTAAGAAGCTGCCTTGAAAGTGTGCTGGAAGCATTCCTGGGATATAGTGGGTAAAGTGAAACAAAGAGGACCCAAggacagtgattctcaaactggATTGAACATCAGGAGCACCTGTAGGCTCATTAAAAACAGATTGTTGAGCACTGCCCCCAGTGTTTCTTATACAAGAATCTGCATTTCGAACAAACTTCCAGATGTTTGTTAAAGCTGCTGGCCTAGACATCACACAATGAAAACCACTGGCCAACAGCAAAGCATCTGGCAGCAGGCAGATTTGATTATTTATATTCTGAGTGACtagatgagaagagaaggagTCATCTCCCTGCACTTAAAGACCAGATTGAAGGTGAGAACGAAGAGGGGATGGAAGATGGTGATGAGAGTAAAACTTCAGAGTTCAGATTCAGAGAAGAAGCAATTTTGGGTGGACAAGATTCAGAACTGACTCTGCTTGGCAGATGGTGGAAGGTTAAGGAATTGGTGCTGCATGAATCATCAAAATGGATCACATTTGGCAGAGGCTAGAGCCTAGAACCAAAGGGCACCTCCAACAAGAAGTCAAGATCTGAGTGgtgggaaaaggatgtggctcaaccaattgggctcccatctaccatataggaggtccagggttcgatgcccaggtcctcctggtgagggcaagctggcccacatggcaagctggcccacacagaataccggcccatgtgggaatgccacccatgcaggaatgctgccctgcatggggATGCTGCCCAGCGCAGGAAAGCCCCTCctccccgcacaggagtgctggccaacatggagagctggcacagcaggatgacgcaacaaaagatacagaagagaaaaaataagaagatgtagcagaacagggagttgaggaggcacaagagagtaatcacctctctcccactctggaaggtcccaggattggttcctgatCTAGGGGAGAtctctaatgagaatacaagaagacacagaagaacacacatatggacacagaaagcaaacaacagtGGGAatggggcagggagaagaaataaataaaataaatctttttaaaaaaattatctgaatGGGACTCTGGTCACTTTTTGGGCCTGGATTGTGTAGAGTTGACTGTATATAGACCCAGTTACCTTGTAGTTCATCCACCAGAACTGGTAACAAAATCAAAGGGAAGTTTGGGATTTGGCTCTGTCTGCTCATCCTATAAGTAAAGGCTAGGTTGggtcccccacccctacccttcTTCCTGGGGAGTCTCAAGGGTGGAGGAGATCACAGCCTGGGGATTTCAACCCAGTGAGGAAGCAACTCATCTTAGTTTCTAAGTCTTAGGAGAGCAGGAAAGATGAGGGTGTCTGCCGATTCTAGGAGAAGTGACTTgtaaagaattaataaaaactCCACCAGATTAGCCCTTCTACAGATTAAAAATGTCTACTAACCTTCAGCAATGATTCTGCACCCCTTAGTGTCCCTTCACAGCTTTACAGGAGCAAACGTCAAAGCACCCCAGGGAAAGCAGGACTGTGATTAGGTATTAGGGTCTGGTCACCTTCAGCATATGGCCCTACAGCCTACTGGTACTGAAAAGCGTGGGAGCCAGAGGTGCTGACTCCTTACTTAACATCTATGCAAGCTCCCACAAAATTAGTTACCtccccgtgcctcagtttctccaattGTAAAATGGTGATATTACACCACATAGGTTATTGTACGGATAAGTGAGATAATTAACGTAAAGCTCTGGATTTACAGTAAGCATCCTATAAATACTAATTATGTATTACCGTGTCCAGTACAAGTCTTTGTCAATGCCCagagatggggggggggagggtgtccTGTAGTTTCCACCTACCTTCGTTGGGTGCGCACTGCCCGCATATTTGCCCTGTACTGCTGACCCCCTTTACTGACGAGGGAACATTTGGGAATACTAGCGCCTGCTGAATTTGAACCTTGAGAGGGAGCGGCGAGAAGGACCCGCGCAGCCGCAGAAGAGCTTGCAGTGGCGGCCGGCGGCCGCTAGGGGCCGCTGGCCTCGCCCCGCCCCTAGAGGTCAGGGGTCACCGGATGTTGAGGGCTCGGCTGCCAGTCTGGGCGATGCGCAGTCCTGGGCCGATGGCCCCGGCGCAGCGCTGCACTTTGTGCCGCCAGACCTTCTTCTGTGGTCGGGGACACGTCTACAGTCGCAAGCACCAGCGGCAGCTTAAAGCGGCCTTGGAGCGGCTCCTACCTCAGGTGCGAACGGCGGCTGGAGAGGGCCGGGGCCGCGGGGCAGTGCAGTCAGGGCCCGAGGGGGTGTAACTTGAGCCCCCTCCGGGTCCTCTTGGCATCCTCCCCCTTGACACCCTCTTGGTTTCAGGTGGAGGCCGCCCGCAGGGCAGTCCGCGCCGCCCAGGTGGAGCGTTACGTGCCGGAGCATGAGCGACGCTGCTGGTGCCTGTGCTGCGGCTGTGAGGTGCGCAAGCACCTGAGCCACGGGAACCTGACGGTACTGCACGGCGGGCTGCTGGAGCATCTGGCCAGGTGAGATCCGCGCCGGCAGCCTCACGCAGCGCAGTCGCACATGGAAGGGTTTAGGGTGGGTGAGATGGAGGACGCCTTTGTGATCTGCTCGGGGTGCGTGGACTGAGCCGTCTTGTCGGGGTTGCCAACCTAGGTCGGGGGAGGGGCTTGTGGCTGCCAGGATCCCAGGGGCCTTGCTGGTCTAGCTGGGAAAGCCAGCTGGCTGAAGGTAACCGCCCATCACCCCCTCTCAGATTCTCCCATTTTTATTGGAAAAAGGGATACGAGATTTTGCAAGACTGGCAAGAGTATTCCCATCAGCCTTGCCCAGAGGAGTAGAAACACAGATGTCAGTTTGCATTACTTAGTTAACACCTAGACATCCAAGGAATATTTCATATTCCACAGCTGAGATTACTCATCCTCTCCATTCTCAGCCCAGAGCACAAGAAAGCAACCAACAGATTCTGGTGGGAGAATAAGGCCGAGGTCCGGATGAAAGAGAAGTTTCTGATCTCCCCTCAGGATTATGCACGGTAAGATGCTGGTTATGAGAGGAACCCTGGACCTATGTCAGGTATGGGAGCTTCCTTGTATTTACTGTCTTCATAGCACTCAGAGGCACTACAAggacacaaaagaagaaagacagagTCCAGAAAAGGTTTATAATCTAGATGGGGGATGGGATTTACAATGAATTCAGCAAACGGAGAAGactatatgaaaagaaaaaaatctgactATAACCAATTACTTATATGTGTGGCACAGAGAATAATGAGGGCCTTTAGGAATAGAAGAGGTTGTTTATAATACACAGTTACCCACTTTTAGTAGTTTTGAACTCTGTTTTAACTGGCCTCTGGAAAACCAAAAAAACTGTAAGTGCACGAAGCTAGTAAGACAGAGGAGGCAGCCTCACCATGTCACTTTTAATTGGGACCAAAGCAAGATTTTGGGGTATGGAACTCAAGAGGACCTCAGAACCAAAAAGTTATGGAAAAACTCATGGCATCTATTATTCCCTGTGTACTGAatgtggagaaagggaaaattcttaCATTCTGACCCAAATCCATGTGGTTTTGGTAAGTGAATGCAGGATAGTTAAGGAGTTGAGAATTATGAGGATGAACTACTTATACTCATGGAATGAGTTCCAggattttttaagtaaaaaaatcaagatgcaaaaaaaaaaaaaaaagaaaattgctacTTACCATTtgtataaggaaaaaaatatgtatgaatttgcttatttttctcaAAAAGGAATATATGAGGGCTAATCAAGAACCTAATAAAAATGATTACATATAATGGGTCAGTGGGAACAGCAGAGAGGTAACAGAAATAGAAGCAAGATTTCTGAGAAtacctttttttaagaaaatacataATTACTTTTGAACCATGTAAATTGTCAAGCTCACACACACAAGACAAAGTAAGGCCAAGGCCTGACTTTCCTTttgttaatgtaatttttttattattatgagaagttgtagctttacagaaaaaccattaactttgcattagtgtggtacctttgttgaAATTGGTGAAAGGGAattgggtgtagctcagtggttgagcacctacttcacaTATATAAGGTCCAAGGTCCAATCCCTAgtacccctttaaaaaaaaaacactaatgaaagaacaaTCCTATAGTGTGTGGTTTATGGCTTAGAGTTCATTGTGTTGTAtatcctgtgtttttttttcaattgtattggtataaatacaacctaaaattttctccTTTAAGCACATTCTCAAAATCATAATTCATTGGTATTATGTGCTGTGCATTGGTATTATGTGCATTCTCCGTTACCAAAACCCCCCCCAACAGATATTCGGTATCAATTaagtgtttgttttatttatctctccccgcCCTGTTATTTGTATTTGCTATGTGTAtctgtcttctttgtttttttaggaggcactgggaactgagccctgagaactctgatgtgggagggaggcacctaatcacttaagtcACCTCCATTCCCTTCGTTGTGTCGTTATATTTTCCTTGtgcctcttgctgcatcatcttgttgcgccaggtCACCATCCtgcttgttctattttttttttaaatttattccttccccccgccccggttctctgctctctgtccattcgctttgtgttcttctgtgtccacttgtgtcagcggcacccggaatctgcgtctcgtttttttgttgttgcatcatcttgctgcatcagctctccatgtgtgcagcgccattcctgggcaggctgcgtttttttggcgcagggcatctctccttaaagggcacactccttgcgcatggggctcccctatgcaggggatagccctgcgtggcatggcactccttggtgcagcagcactgagtgtgggccagctcatcacacaggtcaggaggccctgggtttgaaccctggacctcccatgtggcaggcagatggatgccctatcccttgggccagaTCCACTCCCTGTTGCttgttctctttaggaggcaccgggaacctctgcttcctgctttgttgtgtctcttatcagtgagatcgtgtaatatttgtccttttgtgtctggcttattttacacAACGctgtgtcttcaaggttcatccatgttgtcacatgtatcagaactccattcttttttgttgttaggaggtactggggattgaacgcaggacctcatacatgggaagcaggcacttaaggactgagctatatctgttccccaatgagtgttggtttttgtttgttttttcatttttaggaggtatgggggatcaaaccagggacctcatacatgggaagcaggcactcaaaccatgGAACTACATGTGctccctattttttttatttttatcaaaaccTGGATGATACTTTAAAGACTTTTAGCAGTGCAAATGATTATACCAGGATAGCAGATGGAAACCAGAACTGTTCTGGGCAAACCAGGTCCCTAATCAtaacatattacattaaaaaaaaaaaaatctattaactccataatgaaattttttttaaaaaaaggtcttcTTTTACTGAAAAATTTCAGGTAATAAAGAATGGTATAATAAATGTCACAATTTTGCAACCCCCAGAATAACCAATTCATTTAAAGATGACCAATGGATGCTAAAACCACTGGGTGAAGGATTATAAAAAACAGAAGATTCATTTCAGTCTCAAAGCTTCTATCAGACTGTTTTCAAAGAGGAAAATGTGTACCTTTATAATGGAGAGCCCTAAAGTTTAAGTGTTCAGGCATGGTACTGGTAACAGCATGAATCTCAGACATTTTTACGTCTTCTGAAGTAATGATGCAATGGGAATATCCGCAGTTTGATTATCTCCTACTAGGGAGCCAGAAAGGTTTAACCTGAATCTCATTACAAGAAAACTGATGAGCTCAGAATTTGGGTTGGTATGCAAGATGTGGCCTGAGGTCTTCAAAGGATTCAAAGTAATAAATATAGAGGGAAGCAGTAGGACTGTCCTAGACTTAGAGAAGACTAGAGACCTAACAGCCAAATTCCCTGTGTGAACTTTCAGTGGACCTTGGGATCAGAGGAGGGGGAATGGAGAACCCATAAAGTGCATTTTTTGAGACAAGTGACAACTGCGTAAATTTGAATACAGGCATATCTTGGGAGATATTGTGGGTTTGGTTCCAAATCATTGCAATAAAGcgaatattgcaataaagcaagtTACATACGTTTCTTTGGTtttccagtgcatataaaagtttaTACTGTAGTCTGTTAAGTGTGCAGTAACATCACATGTTAAAAAACAATGCACatgccttaattaaaatgtgacagattAGTGATAATGGTCTGATGATGTTCTCATTATCTGTAActaatgttccacaacaatgtagtggtGGTGGatgggtgctgtatgggaattctgaacattatgcatgttttgtaagttcacaacctaataaaaatatatatttaaaaatacaaaacagtgACACACTAAGTGAGCATgatgttggaaaaatggtgcctaTAGACTTGGCTGACActgggttgccacaaaccttcaatttgtaaaaaatgcagtATATGTGATGCACAATAAAATAAGGTATATCTGTATAGACTGGCTTTCTTAAGTGGTAATGGTTTCATGGCTGTACAGAATGTTCCTGTTCTTGGGAGATCCACTGCTAAAATATTTAAGGTTAAATGTCATGGTGTCAAACTTATTTTTGGTTTagcaaaaaacaaatatatgtatataggaCAAGTGGATCTAGTGTGACAAACCGTTAGTGAATCTGGGTAAGAAGTACATTGGGTGTTCATTGTACTGTTGTGTTATTTCTGTGAGTTTgaaatttctcaaaattaaagttcTTTATCTCCTTCCAGGGAGCTTTTTTCACAACTGGCAAGGAGTTTGGCCACTGGTTGGGACTGGGATTCTGGCCTGATttgctccttttctttttagattCAAGAAATCCATGGTGAAAGGTCTGGATTCCTATGAGGAAAAAGAGGATGAAGTGATCAAAGAAGTAAGTTAAAGGAAAGGCCTCTGAAGGGCCCACCCCCCATGTTCCTGTATCCCGTCTAAGCAGTCTCTCTCCCACAGATGGCTGCTCAGATCCGAGAGGTGGAGCACAGCCGGCAGGAGGTGGTTCGGTCTGTCTTAGAGGTTGGTTTCCCTCGGAAGATCCAGAGCAGTATCCAAATCCACTGATCCCTGGCTCTCCCAAGTCCAGCATCTCACCTACCAGCAAGAAAACTCATGGACTCCATTCCTCAACCTGCTCAGCTTGAAATCCCTTCCCTGTCCGCCAGGGACAGGCCTTATCAGTGGAGAAGATGTGGGCCaggctgggagggagggaagttaGCAAAGTGGGTAGCACCCTCCATTTGCCAGTTTGTTCCTTCTGTGCTACTGAGTCTGAAGGGTTGGGGCAGGCACTTAAGCATTCTAGAcacatttatttttcctgaatcAAACTCAGCCTCAGGCAGTGCCAGACCCAGAAGAGGGCTCTTCGGCACCTGAAAGCTGGAATGAAAAGAACAGGTAAGATTATGTTAGAGAATCTGTTGGGTGTTCTTTGAACATTCTGTAACTTCTTGGCTGGGAAATGGGAACAGATCTCATCTCTGCTATCCTTATGGCACTGGTGCTATTTCTTTATTATAGCTTAGGGACCTCATCTGCCAGCCTGGCTCCATTTTGTCTTACAGCCGAGTAGCCTCCAGCTCACAGCAGCCTTCATACTTGGACCTGCCACCAACCCCAGAGCTTGACTGGATGGAGACAGGACAACCCTTGACATTCATTGGCCACCAGGTATAATGGTTAAGCAAGACAGGAGAGGGCCAATGCCCCTCCTAAATTGCCACAGAACCTGCAGTCCTGGCCAAATTTATACTTGGACATTCCAAAAACATCTGAAATAACCCCATCACTCCTGTTCCACCAGTTATTTAGATAGAGATCCTCATGCCCCCACACACACCCTGTCAAAGTACATGGCCACCAGTTTTACCTCCTGCAGAT contains:
- the CENATAC gene encoding centrosomal AT-AC splicing factor, whose product is MLRARLPVWAMRSPGPMAPAQRCTLCRQTFFCGRGHVYSRKHQRQLKAALERLLPQVEAARRAVRAAQVERYVPEHERRCWCLCCGCEVRKHLSHGNLTVLHGGLLEHLASPEHKKATNRFWWENKAEVRMKEKFLISPQDYARFKKSMVKGLDSYEEKEDEVIKEMAAQIREVEHSRQEVVRSVLEPQAVPDPEEGSSAPESWNEKNSRVASSSQQPSYLDLPPTPELDWMETGQPLTFIGHQDIPGVGNIHSGATPPWLIQDEDQSSGSQQIGPSYEEFLKEKEKQKLKKLPPDRVGANFDHSSSTSAGWLPSFGRVWNNGRRWQSRHQFKTEAAARNKQHKGKS